A portion of the Meriones unguiculatus strain TT.TT164.6M chromosome 11, Bangor_MerUng_6.1, whole genome shotgun sequence genome contains these proteins:
- the Mink1 gene encoding misshapen-like kinase 1 isoform X8, which translates to MGDPAPARSLDDIDLSALRDPAGIFELVEVVGNGTYGQVYKGRHVKTGQLAAIKVMDVTEDEEEEIKQEINMLKKYSHHRNIATYYGAFIKKSPPGNDDQLWLVMEFCGAGSVTDLVKNTKGNALKEDCIAYICREILRGLAHLHAHKVIHRDIKGQNVLLTENAEVKLVDFGVSAQLDRTVGRRNTFIGTPYWMAPEVIACDENPDATYDYRSDIWSLGITAIEMAEGAPPLCDMHPMRALFLIPRNPPPRLKSKKWSKKFTDFIDTCLIKTYLSRPPTEQLLKFPFIRDQPTERQVRIQLKDHIDRSRKKRGEKEETEYEYSGSEEEDDSHGDEGEPSSIMNVPGESTLRREFLRLQQENKSNSEALKQQQQLQQQQQRDPEAHIKQLLHQRQRRIEEQKEERRRVEEQQRREREQRKLQEKEQQRRLEDRQALRREEERRQAEREQEYIRHRLEEEQRQLEILQQQLLQEQALLLEYKRKQLEEQRQSERLQRQLQQEHAYLKSLQQQQQQQQLQKQQQQQQQQQQQILPGDRKPLYHYGRGINPADKPAWAREVEERARLNKQQSSPLAKTKPSSAGPEPPVSQASPSPPGPLSQTPPMQRPVEPQEGAHKSLVAHRVPLKPYAAPVPRSQSLQDQPTRNLAAFPASQDPDPAAAPTPAAAPSARGAVIRQNSDPTSEGPGPSPTPPSWVRPDSEAPPKVPQRTSSIATALNTSGAGGGSRPAQAVRASNPDLRRSDPGWERADSVLPASHGHLPQAGSLERNRNRVAASTKLDSPPVLSPGSKAKPEDHRSRPGRPASYKRAIGEDFVLLKERTLDEVPRPPKKAMDYSSSSEEVESSDEEEEEGDGEPSEGSRDTPGGRSDGDTDSVSTMVVHDVEEVAGTQPPYGGGTMLVQRTPEEERSLLLADSNGYTNLPDVVQPSHSPTENSKGQSPPGKGGGSDYQSRGLVKASGKSSFTMFVDLGLYQPGGTGDAIPVTALVGGEGGRLDQLQFDVRKGSVVNVNPANTRAHSETPEIRKYKKRFNSEILCAALWGVNLLVGTENGLMLLDRSGQGKVYGLIGRRRFQQMDVLEGLNLLITISGKRNKLRVYYLSWLRNKILHNDPEVEKKQGWTTVGDMEGCGHYRVVKYERIKFLVIALKSSVEVYAWAPKPYHKFMAFKSFADLPHRPLLVDLTVEEGQRLKVIYGSSAGFHAVDVDSGNSYDVYIPVHIQSQITPHAIIFLPNTDGMEMLLCYEDEGVYVNTYGRIIKDVVLQWGEMPTSVAYICSNQIMGWGEKAIEIRSVETGHLDGVFMHKRAQRLKFLCERNDKVFFASVRSGGSSQVYFMTLNRNCIMNW; encoded by the exons GACCCTGCGGGAATCTTTGAGCTGGTGGAGGTGGTTGGCAATGGAACCTACGGACAGGTGTACAAG GGTCGGCACGTCAAGACCGGGCAGCTGGCTGCCATTAAGGTCATGGATGTCACAGAG gatgaggaggaggagatcaAACAGGAAATCAACATGCTGAAGAAGTACTCTCACCACCGTAACATAGCCACCTACTACGGGGCCTTCATCAAGAAGAGCCCCCCTGGGAACGACGACCAGCTGTGG CTGGTGATGGAGTTCTGTGGTGCCGGCTCGGTAACCGACCTGGTGAAGAACACGAAAGGGAATGCACTCAAAGAGGACTGTATTGCTTACATCTGCAGGGAGATTCTCAGG GGTCTTGCCCATCTCCACGCCCACAAGGTGATCCACCGGGACATCAAGGGGCAGAACGTGCTGCTGACAGAGAACGCTGAGGTCAAGCTAG TGGATTTCGGTGTGAGCGCACAACTGGACCGCACTGTGGGCAGGCGCAACACTTTTATCGGGACCCCGTACTGGATGGCCCCCGAAGTCATTGCCTGCGATGAGAACCCTGACGCCACCTACGACTACAGG aGTGACATTTGGTCTCTAGGAATCACAGCCATCGAAATGGCAGAGGGGGCCCCCC CTCTGTGTGACATGCACCCCATGCGGGCTCTCTTCCTCATCCCTCGGAACCCTCCCCCCAGGCTCAAGTCAAAGAAATG GTCCAAGAAGTTCACGGACTTCATTGACACATGTCTCATCAAGACCTACCTGAGCCGCCCGCCAACCGAGCAATTGCTCAAGTTCCCCTTTATCCGAGACCAGCCCACGGAGCGCCAGGTCCGCATCCAGCTCAAGGACCACATCGACCGCTCCCGGAAGAAGCGGGGTGAGAAAG AAGAGACAGAGTACGAGTACAGCGGCAGCGAAGAGGAAGACGACAGCCATGGGGATGAGGGCGAGCCGAG CTCCATCATGAACGTGCCCGGGGAGTCCACCCTGCGCCGAGAGTTCCTCCGACTGCAGCAGGAGAACAAGAGCAACTCCGAGGCtctaaagcagcagcagcagctgcagcagcagcagcagcgggaCCCCGAGGCACACATCAAGCAGCTGCTGCACCAGCGGCAGCGCCGCAtcgaggagcagaaggaggagcGGAGGCGCGTGGAGGAG CAACAGCGGCGCGAGCGGGAGCAACGGAAGCTGCAGGAGAAGGAGCAGCAGCGGCGGCTGGAGGACCGGCAGGCCCTGCGGCGCGAGGAGGAGAGGCGGCAGGCGGAGCGCGAGCAG GAATATATCCGTCACAGGCTAGAGGAGGAGCAGCGACAGCTCGAGATCCTTCAGCAACAGCTGCTCCAGGAACAGGCCCTGCTGCTG GAGTACAAGCGGAAGCAGCTGGAGGAGCAGCGGCAGTCCGAGCGGCTGCAGAGACAGCTGCAGCAGGAGCACGCCTACCTCAAGtccctgcagcagcagcagcaacagcagcagctccagaagcagcagcagcagcagcagcagcagcagcagcagatccTGCCTGGGGACAGGAAGCCCCTGTACCATTATGGCCGGGGCATTAATCCTGCTGACAAGCCAGCATGGGCCCGAGAG GTGGAAGAGAGAGCAAGGCTGAATAAGCAGCAGAGCTCTCCCTTGGCCAAGACCAAGCCAAGCAGCGCAGGCCCGGAGCCCCCCGTCTCCCAGGCCTCTCCTAGCCCCCCGGGGCCGCTTTCCCAAACTCCTCCTATGCAGAGGCCTGTGGAGCCTCAGGAAGGAGCGCACAAG AGCCTGGTCGCCCACCGGGTCCCCCTGAAGCCATATGCAGCGCCTGTACCCCGATCCCAGTCCCTGCAGGACCAGCCCACGCGCAACCTGGCAGCCTTCCCAGCCTCCCAAGACCCCGACCCTGCGGCCGCCCCCACGCCCGCCGCCGCGCCCAGTGCTCGGGGAGCCGTCATCCGCCAGAATTCAGACCCCACCTCTGAAGGGCCtggtcccagccccacccccccaTCCTGGGTCCGGCCTGACAGTGAGGCTCCACCCAAG GTTCCTCAGAGGACCTCGTCTATCGCCACTGCCCTTAACACCAGCGGGGCCGGAGGAGGGTCCCGGCCTGCTCAGGCTGTCCGTGCCAG TAACCCCGACCTCAGGAGGAGTGACCCCGGCTGGGAGCGGGCTGACAGCGTCCTCCCGGCCTCTCACGGACACCTCCCTCAGGCCGGCTCGCTGGAGCGCAACCGGAACCGGGTAGCAG CCTCCACAAAACTGGACAGCCCCCCAGTGCTCTCCCCTGGGAGCAAAGCCAAACCTGAGGACCACCGCTCCCGGCCAGGCCGGCCTGCA AGCTATAAGCGGGCAATTGGTGAG GATTTTGTGTTGCTCAAAGAGCGGACCCTGGATGAGGTCCCTCGACCGCCCAAGAAGGCCATGGACTACTCCTCATCCAGTGAGGAGGTGGAGAGCAgtgacgaggaggaggaggaaggcgaCGGGGAGCCGTCCGAGGGGAGCAGAGACACTCCCGGGGGCCG CAGTGACGGCGATACCGACAGTGTCAGCACCATGGTGGTCCACGATGTTGAGGAGGTAGCCGGGACCCAGCCCCCGTATGGGGGTGGCACCATGCTGGTCCAGCGG ACCCCTGAAGAGGAGCGCAGCCTGCTGCTCGCCGACAGCAACGGCTACACCAACCTGCCAGATGTGGTCCAGCCCAGCCACTCCCCCACCGAGAACAGCAAAGGCCAAAGCCCTCCAGGGAAGGGTGGAGGCAGCGAC tacCAGTCTCGGGGGCTGGTAAAGGCCTCTGGGAAGAGCTCGTTCACCATGTTTGTGGATCTGGGGCTCTACCAGCCCGGAGGCACTGGGGATGCCATCCCCGTCACAG CCCTGGTGGGTGGAGAGGGCGGCCGCCTGGACCAGCTGCAGTTCGACGTGAGGAAGGGCTCCGTGGTCAACGTCAACCCTGCCAACACCCGGGCGCACAGTGAGACGCCCGAGATCCGGAAGTACAAGAAGCGATTCAACTCGGAGATCCTGTGCGCCGCCCTCTGGG GGGTCAACCTGCTGGTGGGCACGGAGAACGGGCTGATGCTGCTGGACCGCAGCGGCCAGGGCAAGGTGTACGGGCTGATCGGGCGGCGGCGCTTCCAGCAGATGGACGTGCTGGAGGGCCTCAACCTGCTCATCACCATCTCAG GGAAGAGGAACAAGCTGCGGGTCTATTACCTGTCCTGGCTTCGGAACAAGATTCTGCACAACGACCCCGAGGTGGAGAAGAAGCAGGGCTGGACCACCGTGGGCGACATGGAGGGCTGCGGCCACTACCGCGTCG TCAAGTACGAGCGCATCAAGTTCCTGGTCATCGCCCTCAAGAGCTCGGTGGAGGTGTACGCCTGGGCCCCCAAACCCTACCACAAGTTCATGGCCTTCAAG TCCTTCGCCGACCTGCCTCACCGGCCCCTGCTGGTGGACCTGACGGTGGAGGAGGGGCAGCGGCTCAAGGTCATCTACGGCTCCAGCGCCGGCTTCCACGCCGTGGACGTGGACTCCGGGAACAGCTACGACGTCTACATCCCCGTGCAC ATCCAGAGCCAGATCACGCCCCACGCCATCATCTTCCTCCCCAACACCGACGGCATGGAGATGCTGCTGTGCTACGAGGACGAGGGCGTGTACGTGAACACGTACGGGCGCATCATCAAGGACGTGGTGCTGCAGTGGGGGGAGATGCCCACCTCTGTCG CCTACATCTGCTCCAACCAGATCATGGGCTGGGGAGAGAAAGCCATCGAGATCCGCTCCGTGGAGACGGGCCACCTGGACGGCGTCTTCATGCACAAGCGAGCCCAGAGGCTCAAGTTCCTGTGCGAGCGCAACGACAAG GTGTTCTTCGCCTCGGTCCGCTCTGGGGGAAGCAGCCAGGTTTACTTTATGACGCTGAACCGGAACTGCATCATGAACTGGTGA
- the Mink1 gene encoding misshapen-like kinase 1 isoform X5, with the protein MGDPAPARSLDDIDLSALRDPAGIFELVEVVGNGTYGQVYKGRHVKTGQLAAIKVMDVTEDEEEEIKQEINMLKKYSHHRNIATYYGAFIKKSPPGNDDQLWLVMEFCGAGSVTDLVKNTKGNALKEDCIAYICREILRGLAHLHAHKVIHRDIKGQNVLLTENAEVKLVDFGVSAQLDRTVGRRNTFIGTPYWMAPEVIACDENPDATYDYRSDIWSLGITAIEMAEGAPPLCDMHPMRALFLIPRNPPPRLKSKKWSKKFTDFIDTCLIKTYLSRPPTEQLLKFPFIRDQPTERQVRIQLKDHIDRSRKKRGEKEETEYEYSGSEEEDDSHGDEGEPSSIMNVPGESTLRREFLRLQQENKSNSEALKQQQQLQQQQQRDPEAHIKQLLHQRQRRIEEQKEERRRVEEQQRREREQRKLQEKEQQRRLEDRQALRREEERRQAEREQEYIRHRLEEEQRQLEILQQQLLQEQALLLEYKRKQLEEQRQSERLQRQLQQEHAYLKSLQQQQQQQQLQKQQQQQQQQQQQILPGDRKPLYHYGRGINPADKPAWAREVEERARLNKQQSSPLAKTKPSSAGPEPPVSQASPSPPGPLSQTPPMQRPVEPQEGAHKSLVAHRVPLKPYAAPVPRSQSLQDQPTRNLAAFPASQDPDPAAAPTPAAAPSARGAVIRQNSDPTSEGPGPSPTPPSWVRPDSEAPPKVPQRTSSIATALNTSGAGGGSRPAQAVRARPRSNSAWQIYLQRRAERGAPQPPGPPAQPPGPPSASSNPDLRRSDPGWERADSVLPASHGHLPQAGSLERNRNRVAASTKLDSPPVLSPGSKAKPEDHRSRPGRPADFVLLKERTLDEVPRPPKKAMDYSSSSEEVESSDEEEEEGDGEPSEGSRDTPGGRSDGDTDSVSTMVVHDVEEVAGTQPPYGGGTMLVQRTPEEERSLLLADSNGYTNLPDVVQPSHSPTENSKGQSPPGKGGGSDYQSRGLVKASGKSSFTMFVDLGLYQPGGTGDAIPVTALVGGEGGRLDQLQFDVRKGSVVNVNPANTRAHSETPEIRKYKKRFNSEILCAALWGVNLLVGTENGLMLLDRSGQGKVYGLIGRRRFQQMDVLEGLNLLITISGKRNKLRVYYLSWLRNKILHNDPEVEKKQGWTTVGDMEGCGHYRVVKYERIKFLVIALKSSVEVYAWAPKPYHKFMAFKSFADLPHRPLLVDLTVEEGQRLKVIYGSSAGFHAVDVDSGNSYDVYIPVHIQSQITPHAIIFLPNTDGMEMLLCYEDEGVYVNTYGRIIKDVVLQWGEMPTSVAYICSNQIMGWGEKAIEIRSVETGHLDGVFMHKRAQRLKFLCERNDKVFFASVRSGGSSQVYFMTLNRNCIMNW; encoded by the exons GACCCTGCGGGAATCTTTGAGCTGGTGGAGGTGGTTGGCAATGGAACCTACGGACAGGTGTACAAG GGTCGGCACGTCAAGACCGGGCAGCTGGCTGCCATTAAGGTCATGGATGTCACAGAG gatgaggaggaggagatcaAACAGGAAATCAACATGCTGAAGAAGTACTCTCACCACCGTAACATAGCCACCTACTACGGGGCCTTCATCAAGAAGAGCCCCCCTGGGAACGACGACCAGCTGTGG CTGGTGATGGAGTTCTGTGGTGCCGGCTCGGTAACCGACCTGGTGAAGAACACGAAAGGGAATGCACTCAAAGAGGACTGTATTGCTTACATCTGCAGGGAGATTCTCAGG GGTCTTGCCCATCTCCACGCCCACAAGGTGATCCACCGGGACATCAAGGGGCAGAACGTGCTGCTGACAGAGAACGCTGAGGTCAAGCTAG TGGATTTCGGTGTGAGCGCACAACTGGACCGCACTGTGGGCAGGCGCAACACTTTTATCGGGACCCCGTACTGGATGGCCCCCGAAGTCATTGCCTGCGATGAGAACCCTGACGCCACCTACGACTACAGG aGTGACATTTGGTCTCTAGGAATCACAGCCATCGAAATGGCAGAGGGGGCCCCCC CTCTGTGTGACATGCACCCCATGCGGGCTCTCTTCCTCATCCCTCGGAACCCTCCCCCCAGGCTCAAGTCAAAGAAATG GTCCAAGAAGTTCACGGACTTCATTGACACATGTCTCATCAAGACCTACCTGAGCCGCCCGCCAACCGAGCAATTGCTCAAGTTCCCCTTTATCCGAGACCAGCCCACGGAGCGCCAGGTCCGCATCCAGCTCAAGGACCACATCGACCGCTCCCGGAAGAAGCGGGGTGAGAAAG AAGAGACAGAGTACGAGTACAGCGGCAGCGAAGAGGAAGACGACAGCCATGGGGATGAGGGCGAGCCGAG CTCCATCATGAACGTGCCCGGGGAGTCCACCCTGCGCCGAGAGTTCCTCCGACTGCAGCAGGAGAACAAGAGCAACTCCGAGGCtctaaagcagcagcagcagctgcagcagcagcagcagcgggaCCCCGAGGCACACATCAAGCAGCTGCTGCACCAGCGGCAGCGCCGCAtcgaggagcagaaggaggagcGGAGGCGCGTGGAGGAG CAACAGCGGCGCGAGCGGGAGCAACGGAAGCTGCAGGAGAAGGAGCAGCAGCGGCGGCTGGAGGACCGGCAGGCCCTGCGGCGCGAGGAGGAGAGGCGGCAGGCGGAGCGCGAGCAG GAATATATCCGTCACAGGCTAGAGGAGGAGCAGCGACAGCTCGAGATCCTTCAGCAACAGCTGCTCCAGGAACAGGCCCTGCTGCTG GAGTACAAGCGGAAGCAGCTGGAGGAGCAGCGGCAGTCCGAGCGGCTGCAGAGACAGCTGCAGCAGGAGCACGCCTACCTCAAGtccctgcagcagcagcagcaacagcagcagctccagaagcagcagcagcagcagcagcagcagcagcagcagatccTGCCTGGGGACAGGAAGCCCCTGTACCATTATGGCCGGGGCATTAATCCTGCTGACAAGCCAGCATGGGCCCGAGAG GTGGAAGAGAGAGCAAGGCTGAATAAGCAGCAGAGCTCTCCCTTGGCCAAGACCAAGCCAAGCAGCGCAGGCCCGGAGCCCCCCGTCTCCCAGGCCTCTCCTAGCCCCCCGGGGCCGCTTTCCCAAACTCCTCCTATGCAGAGGCCTGTGGAGCCTCAGGAAGGAGCGCACAAG AGCCTGGTCGCCCACCGGGTCCCCCTGAAGCCATATGCAGCGCCTGTACCCCGATCCCAGTCCCTGCAGGACCAGCCCACGCGCAACCTGGCAGCCTTCCCAGCCTCCCAAGACCCCGACCCTGCGGCCGCCCCCACGCCCGCCGCCGCGCCCAGTGCTCGGGGAGCCGTCATCCGCCAGAATTCAGACCCCACCTCTGAAGGGCCtggtcccagccccacccccccaTCCTGGGTCCGGCCTGACAGTGAGGCTCCACCCAAG GTTCCTCAGAGGACCTCGTCTATCGCCACTGCCCTTAACACCAGCGGGGCCGGAGGAGGGTCCCGGCCTGCTCAGGCTGTCCGTGCCAG ACCTCGCAGCAACTCCGCCTGGCAAATCTACCTGCAGAGGCGGGCTGAGCGGGGCGCCCCCCAGCCTCCCGGGCCCCCCGCTCAGCCCCCTGGCCCGCCCAGCGCCTCTAG TAACCCCGACCTCAGGAGGAGTGACCCCGGCTGGGAGCGGGCTGACAGCGTCCTCCCGGCCTCTCACGGACACCTCCCTCAGGCCGGCTCGCTGGAGCGCAACCGGAACCGGGTAGCAG CCTCCACAAAACTGGACAGCCCCCCAGTGCTCTCCCCTGGGAGCAAAGCCAAACCTGAGGACCACCGCTCCCGGCCAGGCCGGCCTGCA GATTTTGTGTTGCTCAAAGAGCGGACCCTGGATGAGGTCCCTCGACCGCCCAAGAAGGCCATGGACTACTCCTCATCCAGTGAGGAGGTGGAGAGCAgtgacgaggaggaggaggaaggcgaCGGGGAGCCGTCCGAGGGGAGCAGAGACACTCCCGGGGGCCG CAGTGACGGCGATACCGACAGTGTCAGCACCATGGTGGTCCACGATGTTGAGGAGGTAGCCGGGACCCAGCCCCCGTATGGGGGTGGCACCATGCTGGTCCAGCGG ACCCCTGAAGAGGAGCGCAGCCTGCTGCTCGCCGACAGCAACGGCTACACCAACCTGCCAGATGTGGTCCAGCCCAGCCACTCCCCCACCGAGAACAGCAAAGGCCAAAGCCCTCCAGGGAAGGGTGGAGGCAGCGAC tacCAGTCTCGGGGGCTGGTAAAGGCCTCTGGGAAGAGCTCGTTCACCATGTTTGTGGATCTGGGGCTCTACCAGCCCGGAGGCACTGGGGATGCCATCCCCGTCACAG CCCTGGTGGGTGGAGAGGGCGGCCGCCTGGACCAGCTGCAGTTCGACGTGAGGAAGGGCTCCGTGGTCAACGTCAACCCTGCCAACACCCGGGCGCACAGTGAGACGCCCGAGATCCGGAAGTACAAGAAGCGATTCAACTCGGAGATCCTGTGCGCCGCCCTCTGGG GGGTCAACCTGCTGGTGGGCACGGAGAACGGGCTGATGCTGCTGGACCGCAGCGGCCAGGGCAAGGTGTACGGGCTGATCGGGCGGCGGCGCTTCCAGCAGATGGACGTGCTGGAGGGCCTCAACCTGCTCATCACCATCTCAG GGAAGAGGAACAAGCTGCGGGTCTATTACCTGTCCTGGCTTCGGAACAAGATTCTGCACAACGACCCCGAGGTGGAGAAGAAGCAGGGCTGGACCACCGTGGGCGACATGGAGGGCTGCGGCCACTACCGCGTCG TCAAGTACGAGCGCATCAAGTTCCTGGTCATCGCCCTCAAGAGCTCGGTGGAGGTGTACGCCTGGGCCCCCAAACCCTACCACAAGTTCATGGCCTTCAAG TCCTTCGCCGACCTGCCTCACCGGCCCCTGCTGGTGGACCTGACGGTGGAGGAGGGGCAGCGGCTCAAGGTCATCTACGGCTCCAGCGCCGGCTTCCACGCCGTGGACGTGGACTCCGGGAACAGCTACGACGTCTACATCCCCGTGCAC ATCCAGAGCCAGATCACGCCCCACGCCATCATCTTCCTCCCCAACACCGACGGCATGGAGATGCTGCTGTGCTACGAGGACGAGGGCGTGTACGTGAACACGTACGGGCGCATCATCAAGGACGTGGTGCTGCAGTGGGGGGAGATGCCCACCTCTGTCG CCTACATCTGCTCCAACCAGATCATGGGCTGGGGAGAGAAAGCCATCGAGATCCGCTCCGTGGAGACGGGCCACCTGGACGGCGTCTTCATGCACAAGCGAGCCCAGAGGCTCAAGTTCCTGTGCGAGCGCAACGACAAG GTGTTCTTCGCCTCGGTCCGCTCTGGGGGAAGCAGCCAGGTTTACTTTATGACGCTGAACCGGAACTGCATCATGAACTGGTGA